One part of the Aspergillus luchuensis IFO 4308 DNA, chromosome 5, nearly complete sequence genome encodes these proteins:
- a CDS encoding uncharacterized protein (COG:S;~EggNog:ENOG410PUJE;~InterPro:IPR008979;~PFAM:PF17132;~SECRETED:SignalP(1-24)), with amino-acid sequence MKLLYGALLIAQAAAAASSHGTFASPGNDVRLKFRYWLPDASVDTDTVVKDIEEAGAIGAGGVELLGLYNYGGSLAPQPDGADWATYGFGTPAFNTLFKASLQSARNTGMVFDFALGPSQGQGVPAKTTDEGLHWDLAPFNVSVPSNGTYNGQIPGWETGELVSLVSARVVNTSTIVNPASSLFSTPANNATRLVLATESLVDHTDVISADGMVSLSFNVSEHYSYRLFAYYQYQDLVKNLDIYENTTGSIFDNGSYTVDHFSARGAQTTIDFWENYILNDTDIKALLQEVGRYGWEDSIEIKSNISWSPSIPDIFEQINGYQLRKFLPLMMYGNNNPGVQPSYPGTLECVLDSEGQGQGYVNDFRAALEKGYQNYLDTLSAWLEGLGLGYSAQVSYNLPLNMEVSINHVVAPECESLAFNNNIDGYRQFSGVANVAQKNVVSNEMGANLEKAFALPLSELLGQINTAFAGGVNQIVLHGQSYTGNYHETTWPGYTSFFMLFAESYYNKQPAWGHGLSDAIDYVSRNQYILQAGQPRTDIALYNGVSMTDPQLETLYPTDDLTKAGYTYTYLSPANFNISQASVSDGLLAPESPAYRAIIVTSDQNVTWAGVMQLQQHANAGLPVIFSGGFPGYYPNGESTDKAAVYAALRMLGGSQNVYATGSGQTASKLQQLNLTPRVAVHTNGTWYPVLRTDNSTDYLFILSRDSDSRGYLTVSSTKTPYLLDSWTGKRRPLLHYQRRGNTTEIPLHLAANQTVAFAFSNELWSEIETPYLHALRVPSNVLGYNYSTSGGLLLHRSTDPCDDCIFQLSNGTSYDLSLNSTSLTSHLRNWTLIAEHWEAPNNISDAAIQAVKRNTTHHLDTLVSWLDIPGLQNASGLGYYSSSFSWPPSPAYIVDGAYLTFPKIAQGIKVTVNGHDVGPLDFTNPRVDIGPYLTSGANEVTAIVPTLMWNYVRSIYDEIEISGIAPLLSDPLPDRVDNGLIGEVKIIPYVTTRYMI; translated from the exons ATGAAACTTCTTTACGGTGCGTTGCTCATAGCTcaggctgcagctgcagctagTAGCCATGGGACCTTTGCATCCCCCGGAAACGACGTCAGGTTGAAGTTCCGTTATTGGCTCCCCGATGCCAGTGTAGACACCGATACAGTGGTGAAGGATATTGAAGAGGCTGGCGCAATAGGTGCTGGAGGGGTGGAGCTTCTCGGCCTCTACAACTATGGCGGTTCGTTGGCACCGCAACCCGATGGTGCCGACTGGGCTACGTATGGCTTTGGAACACCCGCATTCAACACCCTTTTTAAGGCATCATTGCAGAGTGCGAGGAATACGGGCATGGTCTTCGACTTTGCTCTTGGGCCAAGTCAAGGGCAAGGCGTTCCAGCCAAGACAACTGATGAGGGGCTTCATTGGGACTTG GCACCATTCAATGTCAGTGTCCCATCCAATGGCACATACAACGGTCAGATTCCCGGTTGGGAAACTGGTGAGCTTGTTTCTTTGGTGTCTGCGCGGGTCGTGAACACCTCTACAATCGTCAATCCCGCAAGCAGTCTCTTTTCCACTCCTGCAAACAATGCGACTCGCTTGGTTTTGGCAACTGAATCGCTAGTAGATCATACCGATGTGATCAGTGCCGATGGAATGGTGTCATTGTCATTCAATGTCAGCGAACATTATTCCTATCGTCTCTTTGCCTACTATCAGTACCAGGACCTTGTGAAGAACCTTGACATCTACGAGAACACTACAGGAAGCATTTTTGATAATGGCTCCTACACGGTCGATCACTTCAGCGCTCGTGGTGCTCAAACTACTATAGATTTCTGGGAAAACTACATCTTAAATGATACGGATATCAAAGCTCTTTTGCAAGAGGTGGGCCGCTACGGCTGGGAGGACAGCATCGAGATAAAGTCTAACATTTCCTGGTCACCTTCCATTCCAGACATTTTTGAGCAGATCAATGGCTACCAGTTGCGCAAGTTCCTCCCTCTTATGATGTATGGAAATAACAACCCCGGCGTGCAACCATCATACCCAGGTACTCTGGAATGCGTCTTGGACAGCGAAGGTCAGGGGCAAGGCTACGTCAATGACTTTCGTGCTGCCCTAGAAAAAGGATATCAAAATTACTTGGACACGCTTTCAGCCTGGCTAGAGGGGTTGGGGTTAGGCTATTCGGCTCAGGTCTCCTACAACCTACCGCTCAACATGGAAGTGAGCATCAACCACGTGGTCGCTCCGGAGTGTGAGAGTCTTGCATTCAACAATAACATTGATGGATACCGTCAGTTCTCGGGCGTCGCAAACGTCGCTCAGAAGAACGTGGTTTCAAATGAGATGGGCGCCAATTTAGAGAAGGCGTTTGCCCTTCCGCTCAGTGAACTACTCGGACAGATCAATACGGCTTTTGCCGGTGGCGTTAACCAGATTGTGCTACACGGCCAGTCCTATACTGGAAACTACCATGAGACAACGTGGCCAGGGTACACATCTTTCTTCATGCTTTTTGCAGAGTCCTACTATAACAAGCAGCCTGCATGGGGCCATGGACTTTCGGACGCCATTGACTACGTCAGCCGCAATCAGTACATTTTGCAGGCTGGCCAGCCACGAACGGACATCGCTCTGTACAATGGAGTTTCAATGACTGATCCCCAGCTTGAAACCTTATATCCCACCGATGACCTGACCAAGGCAGGTTACACTTACACCTATCTTTCGCCTGCAAACTTCAATATCTCGCAAGCATCCGTGTCAGACGGTCTTTTGGCCCCTGAGTCCCCCGCCTACAGAGCTATTATTGTTACGAGCGATCAAAATGTCACTTGGGCTGGTGTCATGCAGCTTCAACAGCACGCCAATGCCGGACTACCTGTCATTTTCAGTGGTGGTTTTCCAGGATATTATCCCAATGGTGAATCGACCGATAAGGCCGCGGTTTACGCTGCTTTGAGGATGCTCGGCGGTTCTCAGAATGTCTATGCCACTGGTTCTGGGCAAACTGCCTCAAAGCTTCAGCAGCTGAACCTCACTCCGCGCGTCGCAGTTCATACGAATGGCACCTGGTACCCAGTTCTTCGGACGGATAATAGCACTGATTACCTATTTATCCTCTCGAGAGACTCGGATTCTCGAGGCTACCTCACTGTTAGCTCGACTAAGACACCCTACCTTCTGGATAGCTGGACTGGCAAGCGGAGACCATTACTCCATTATCAGAGACGCGGGAACACTACAGaaattcctcttcatcttgcTGCGAATCAAACGGTCGCTTTTGCCTTTAGCAACGAATTGTGGTCTGAAATCGAGACCCCGTACCTTCATGCCTTACGCGTTCCTTCAAACGTCCTTGGTTATAATTATAGCACCTCCGGTGgtctccttctccacagATCCACCGATCCCTGCGATGACTGTATTTTTCAACTCAGCAACGGAACTTCCTATGACCTCTCCCTCAATTCTACCTCTCTTACTTCTCACTTACGTAACTGGACGCTCATCGCTGAACACTGGGAAGCCCCCAACAACATATCAGACGCCGCCATCCAAGCCGTGAAGCGGAACACGACTCACCACCTCGACACTCTAGTCTCCTGGCTTGATATCCCAGGCCTTCAGAATGCCTCCGGCCTAGGCTACTACTCGTCTTCATTCTCCTGGCCTCCGAGTCCTGCTTACATTGTTGATGGTGCATACCTCACCTTCCCCAAGATTGCCCAAGGCATCAAGGTGACCGTAAATGGTCATGACGTGGGACCTCTGGATTTTACCAACCCCAGAGTTGACATTGGCCCATACCTCACCAGCGGTGCCAATGAAGTGACTGCCATTGTTCCCACGCTGATGTGGAATTATGTTCGGAGCATTTACGATGAAATTGAGATATCTGGGATTGCGCCTCTCCTGAGTGACCCGTTGCCCGATCGGGTGGATAATGGCTTGATCGGGGAAGTGAAGATCATTCCCTATGTCACTACTCGATATATGATCTGA
- a CDS encoding RNA dependent RNA polymerase (COG:A;~EggNog:ENOG410PJNY;~InterPro:IPR007855;~PFAM:PF05183;~go_function: GO:0003968 - RNA-directed 5'-3' RNA polymerase activity [Evidence IEA]) — translation MEVFMHNVPAQLSDQGLMKEMEPIMKRLGILDFLCDKPKRKSIGFLVFYRPEDGERFLLVHGQEEIPGTMNARGRQRLKSKLKIMGADVFCSRSKKAPSKFAIQSLQHMAEQRVKDTLHKYEDNKHISFRLLGFSCGYTLFQGEHFGYVPEVQWSDTGLMKFMKRAIIVKLDTSKHHIRIPLSTVIELIWSRDGSLTLTLSTVPYFFTHEGSDPLTVAFQMLQLVSSKCHATPPSRSRMCSLSTAHADVAGQCLVYQFRVPSVDLMKDIHDLKEWEIPILRYDILPINTPPKGAFQVQLKALMDELATCTRNNSLPFGILFQLQALAYNAYLLPRTVQSLTQELVKAYREDTAAQRKPISVLALKKLFDMIDWPSPHSNPTDYEVGALMAALKQNQKDVLQDLAVSGDILGPSENLTPIHKVMVTPTRVTLHGPELEPRNRILRRFPKHHDFFIRVQFCDENGQDLHFNSRVHYDDVFSRFKSVLTRGIQIAGRTYSFLGWSHSSLRSHAVWFSSPFVDESGQFQTHFSIIKALGDFSKIQSPARCAARIGQAFTDTHYAISLSEYDINVSEVADVTSNDGKRVFSDGVGTLSWDVAETIWHHIPEKKGLPTCFQVRLGGAKGMLAVDGRLSGSQVNIRPSMIKFQGDMKDLEICDMAAKPMGLVLNRQMIKILEDMGTPDEWFITLQEAALTKLRSVTASAHNSEVFIKKQAVGDSIGLYRLFRHCHLRDLDYKKEPFIRSVVEAVVLKELRLLKHKARIPVFKGITLFGVMDETGLLEAEQVYVTYEPVEGRHAPPPNSGTVLVTRSPALHDGDIQYAQNVIPPDNHPLAELTNCIVFSSKGYRDLPSQLSGGDLDGDIFNVIWDTDAYPVRTFAPADYPRVSPVDIGRPVERDDMAQFFLDFMKTDHLGMIATRHMIMADQEEEGTSHPVCRQLAQLHSTAVDFSKTGIPVQLGDIPKGNPFRPDFMAPGPVARIHNKSEIELEEYVIQTAYDEDNDLEPFHRYYRSDKILGKLYRGVDERHIWQKDIQSKVQPNEDEFWNEFLWSTLERCNKLGNLSWERWLDEARHICLRYEEAVFSARNNYSEHPIEPLSELEVFIGSVLNKGGVQTRRQRDQSNKLADEFDRISTWIVGQMREGRTSESQRTSLSDQLKPLEFCLACIHVGGESDKDPARRRREVYGEIKSFRVVAACALLFELDLFEKGKKRKF, via the exons ATGGAGGTTTTTATGCACAATGTCCCCGCTCAACTCTCCGATCAAGGCCTaatgaaggagatggagcctATTATGAAGCGCTTAGGCATCCTTGACTTCCTATGTGATAAgccaaagagaaaaagcatcGGGTTTCTTGTGTTTTATCGccctgaagatggagagcggTTCCTGCTGGTACATGGACAGGAAGAAATACCGGGGACGATGAATGCTCGCGGGAGACAGCGACTGAAATCTAAATTGAAAATCATGGGTGCTGATGTCTTTTGCTCACGGAGTAAGAAGGCACCGAGCAAATTTGCCATCCAAAGTCTTCAGCATATGGCTGAACAGCGAGTAAAAGACACCTTGCACAAGTATGAAGACAATAAGCATATTTCCTTCCGCCTGCTGGGGTTCAGCTGTGGATATACCCTGTTTCAGGGAGAGCACTTCGGATATGTCCCAGAGGTGCAGTGGTCGGACACCGGCTTGATGAAGTTTATGAAGAgggccatcatcgtcaagtTGGACACATCTAAGCACCACATCCGCATACCGCTGAGTACTGTCATTGAGCTTATATGGTCCCGGGATGGGAGTCTAACATTGACCTTATCTACGGTTCCATATTTCTTCACTCACGAGGGTTCTGATCCTTTGACTGTCGCTTTTCAGATGCTCCAGCTTGTTTCTTCAAAATGCCATGCAACGCCACCTTCCCGTTCGCGAATGTGCTCCCTGAGTACAGCCCACGCTGATGTGGCTGGGCAATGTCTCGTCTATCAGTTTCGGGTCCCTTCCGTTGATCTCATGAAGGACATCCATGACCTCAAGGAGTGGGAAATTCCCATTTTACGCTACGATATTCTGCCCATTAACACACCACCAAAGGGTGCCTTTCAAGTTCAACTTAAGGCTCTCATGGACGAATTGGCCACTTGCACGAGGAATAACTCCCTTCCCTTCGGCATTTTGTTCCAGTTGCAGGCTCTTGCATACAACGCCTATCTACTGCCACGCACAGTACAGAGTTTAACTCAAGAACTAGTCAAAGCTTATAGAGAAGACACAGCAGCTCAGAGAAAACCTATTTCAGTACTGGCCCTGAAGAAACTGTTCGACATGATCGACTGGCCTTCCCCTCACAGCAATCCAACTGACTATGAGGTTGGTGCTCTTATGGCAGCTTTGAAGCAAAACCAGAAAGATGTTTTGCAAGACTTGGCGGTTTCTGGAGACATACTAGGTCCTTCTGAGAACTTGACTCCAATCCACAAGGTCATGGTTACGCCCACACGAGTGACTCTTCATGGACCGGAACTGGAGCCTAGAAATAGAATTCTGCGAAGATTCCCAAAGCACCATGACTTCTTCATTAGAGTGCAATTTTGTGACGAGAACGGTCAAGATCTGCACTTCAACTCTCGAGTCCACTATGATGATGTGTTTTCGAGATTCAAAAGTGTTCTTACCCGCGGCATCCAGATTGCTGGGCGGACTTACTCGTTTTTGGGATGGTCGCACTCGTCACTGAGATCACATGCCGTCTGG TTTTCCTCGCCATTTGTTGACGAATCCGGTCAATTCCAGACTCACTTTAGCATCATCAAGGCGCTTGGTGACTTCAGCAAAATTCAATCACCTGCTAGGTGTGCCGCCAGAATTGGTCAAGCTTTTACAGATACTCATTACGCTATATCCCTGTCTGAATATGACATAAATGTCTCTGAGGTAGCGGATGTGACATCTAATGACGGCAAGCGGGTATTCAGTGATGGAGTAGGAACCCTCTCATGGGATGTCGCAGAGACCATATGGCATCACATaccggagaagaaaggatTACCTACCTGCTTCCAGGTCCGACTAGGCGGTGCAAAGGGCATGCTCGCTGTTGATGGTCGGCTTTCGGGCTCTCAAGTCAACATTCGACCTTCCATGATAAAATTTCAGGGAGACATGAAAGACCTCGAGATCTGCGATATGGCGGCTAAGCCTATGGGGCTGGTCCTGAATCGACAAATGATCAAGATTCTGGAAGATATGGGAACACCAGATGAATGGTTCATCACCTTGCAAGAGGCAGCACTAACCAAGCTTCGTAGTGTCACCGCTAGCGCTCACAATTCAGAAGTCTTCATCAAAAAACAGGCGGTCGGCGATAGCATAGGTCTCTACAGGCTCTTCCGTCACTGCCATCTGCGTGATCTTGACTATAAAAAAGAGCCTTTCATTCGTTCGGTCGTCGAAGCTGTCGTTCTCAAAGAATTGCGTCTTTTGAAACACAAAGCTCGCATCCCAGTTTTCAAAGGAATTACTTTGTTTGGTGTTATGGACGAGACGGGGCTTCTCGAAGCTGAACAAGTTTACGTGACGTATGAACCTGTAGAAGGAAGACATGCGCCGCCTCCTAACTCTGGGACGGTTTTGGTGACTCGCTCACCAGCTTTGCATGATGGAGACATTCAATATGCACAGAACGTTATTCCTCCTGACAACCATCCGTTGGCGGAGCTCACGAACTGCATTGTCTTCAGTAGTAAAGGATATCGCGATCTACCAAGTCAACTCAGTGGGGGCGACCTCGACGGCGACATATTTAACGTCATTTGGGATACCGATGCGTATCCGGTCCGGACATTTGCGCCCGCGGATTATCCACGTGTAAGCCCAGTCGACATCGGGCGTCCTGTGGAGCGCGACGATATGGCGCAATTCTTCCTCGATTTCATGAAAACCGATCATCTTGGGATGATTGCCACAAGGCATATGATCATGGCTGaccaggaagaggagggaacaTCCCATCCAGTCTGCAGGCAGCTGGCACAATTGCACTCTACGGCAGTTGACTTCTCTAAGACGGGTATTCCAGTTCAACTGGGGGACATCCCTAAAGGGAACCCTTTCAGGCCTGACTT TATGGCACCAGGCCCAGTTGCACGCATCCACAATAAGTCTGAGATCGAGCTGGAGGAGTATGTTATTCAAACCGCATACGATGAAGACAACGACCTGGAGCCGTTCCACAGGTACTACAGATCAGATAAGATATTGGGCAAGCTCTATAGGGGTGTTGATGAACGACACATCTGGCAAAAAGACATCCAAAGCAAAGTCCAGCCCAACGAAGATGAGTTTTGGAACGAGTTTTTATGGTCTACACTTGAGCGCTGTAATAAACTAGGGAATTTGTCATGGGAACGTTGGCTGGATGAAGCCCGACACATTTGCCTAAG ATACGAAGAGGCCGTGTTCTCGGCACGAAACAATTACTCCGAGCACCCAATCGAGCCACTGAGTGAGCTAGAAGTGTTCATTGGGTCTGTCCTGAATAAAGGGGGTGTGCAGACCCGTCGGCAGCGTGATCAATCCAACAAACTCGCCGATGAATTCGATCGCATCTCTACCTGGATTGTGGGGCAGATGCGCGAAGGACGCACATCCGAGTCACAGAGAACCAGTCTGTCGGATCAACTCAAACCTCTGGAATTTTGCCTCGCCTGCATCCATGTCGGTGGTGAGAGCGACAAGGATCCCGCCCGCCGTCGTAGAGAAGTCTATGGTGAGATTAAGAGCTTCCGTGTGGTCGCAGCGTGCGCTTTGCTATTTGAGCTGGATCTCTTTGAGAAGGGTAAAAAGCGGAAGTTTTAA
- a CDS encoding uncharacterized protein (CAZy:AA1;~COG:Q;~EggNog:ENOG410PGU0;~InterPro:IPR008972,IPR011707,IPR011706,IPR001117;~PFAM:PF00394,PF07732,PF07731;~SECRETED:SignalP(1-17);~go_function: GO:0005507 - copper ion binding [Evidence IEA];~go_function: GO:0016491 - oxidoreductase activity [Evidence IEA];~go_process: GO:0055114 - oxidation-reduction process [Evidence IEA]) encodes MTIFLLLLGLLAPLVFCSPIKHATPHHSQSAPIPRDMQGNSSQSLNTPWQGYDLNTNYYKTVPQTNVVREYYFDIVNTTAALDGVERPVLLVNGQFPGPTIEANWGDTVKVHVTNRMENNGTAIHFHGIRQLYNNQMDGVAALTQCPVPPNSSYTYVWRAEQYGSSWYHSHFSLQAWEGVFGGIVIHGPATAEYDHDLGVVFLNDWSHQTVDEMYQSVLESQGPPHFQTGLINGSNIWVTGDNQTIGRRFHTEFAPGQSYRIRLVNAAMHTHFKFSIDNHDLTVIASDFVPIVPFTTNNVPIGMGQRYDIIVTANQAPDNYWIRAIPQSFCSDNSNPDNIKGILHYKGASDDNEPTSTKWDYGDDFQCLDFSLDELVPWLALDADIGGAQMHESDVGFSPFGDVPLYLWTMGGNALNISWKDPTLQQTFEDPDKMDWEASQGVIEAAIANKWTVLVVQTDLPVPHPIHLHGHDFYLLAQGFGQFSPQNVTLKTKNPPRRDTALMIADSSATGGGGHMVIGFPADNPGVWLIHCHIGFHATEGFAQQVVERQSEFNSFFSEDLLVNTCDAWDEYAKVNPYGRQYRGLAGPYESGI; translated from the exons ATGACAATCTTTTTGCTACTCCTTGGGCTTCTAGCCCCACTGGTTTTCTGCAGTCCAATCAAACATGCTACTCCGCATCATTCCCAATCTGCCCCAATACCGAGAGATATGCAAGGCAACTCTTCGCAGTCACTCAATACCCCATGGCAGGGATATGATCTAAATACGAATTACTATAAAACCGTTCCACAGACGAATGTTGTGCgtgaatattattttgacATCGTCAACACAACCGCTGCTCTTGACGGAGTCGAGAGACCAGTGCTTCTGGTCAACGGCCAATTTCCAGGCCCTACTATTGAGGCCAACTGGGGCGACACTGTCAAAGTTCATGTTACGAATCGCATGGAAAACAATGGTACGGCCATCCATTTCCACGGAATTCGACAGCTGTACAACAACCAAATGGATGGAGTAGCAGCGTTGACGCAGTGCCCTGTTCCCCCAAACTCCAGTTATACCTACGTCTGGAGAGCCGAACAATACGGGTCGAGTTGGTATCACTCGCACTTTTCTCTTCAGGCATGGGAAGGCGTCTTTGGGGGGATTGTGATTCACGGCCCTGCGACAGCAGAGTATGACCACGACTTGGGTGTGGTATTTCTCAATGACTGGTCGCATCAAACAGTCGACGAGATGTATCAATCTGTACTCGAGAGTCAGGGGCCGCCTCATTTTCAGACAGGCCTTATTAACGGGAGCAACATCTGGGTTACTGGAGATAACCAGACCATTGGTCGTAGATTCCATACAGAATTTGCACCAGGACAAAGTTACCGGATTCGGCTAGTTAATGCAGCTATGCATACCCATTTTAAGTTCTCGATCGACAATCACGACCTTACCGTCATCGCTAGCGATTTCGTTCCTATTGTACCATTCACAACGAACAATGTCCCCATTGGCATGGGACAACGGTACGATATTATCGTGACAGCAAATCAAGCTCCGGACAATTATTGGATCCGAGCGATCCCGCAGTCCTTCTGCAGTGACAATTCGAATCCAGACAATATCAAAGGGATCCTTCACTATAAGGGTGCTTCCGATGACAACGAGCCCACGAGCACAAAGTGGGATTACGGTGACGACTTCCAGTGCCTGGATTTCTCATTAGACGAGCTTGTCCCGTGGCTTGCCCTTGATGCAGATATTGGTGGCGCCCAGATGCACGAGTCAGACGTGGGCTTCAGCCCATTCGGAGATGTTCCCTTGTATCTGTGGACAATGGGAGGCAATGCTCTTAATATCTCGTGGAAGGATCCCACCCTACAGCAAACCTTCGAAGATCCCGACAAGATGGACTGGGAAGCAAGCCAGGGAGTGATAGAGGCCGCGATCGCGAATAAATGGACCGTTTTGGTTGTCCAGACCGatcttcctgttcctcacCCGATCCATTTGCATG GACACGATTTCTATCTCCTTGCTCAGGGTTTCGGCCAGTTCAGCCCACAGAATGTCACGCTCAAAACGAAAAACCCACCCCGCCGCGACACTGCGCTCATGATCGCTGATAGTTCCGCGACAGGTGGCGGCGGCCATATGGTTATTGGCTTCCCCGCCGACAATCCGGGAGTATGGCTTATCCACTGCCACATCGGATTCCATGCAACGGAAGGGTTCGCGCAGCAGGTTGTCGAGCGACAGAGTGAGTTCAACTCATTCTTCAGCGAAGATTTGCTGGTGAACACATGTGATGCGTGGGACGAGTATGCCAAGGTGAATCCCTACGGACGTCAGTACCGGGGTCTTGCTGGGCCATACGAGTCGGGTATATAA
- a CDS encoding fungal specific transcription factor domain-containing protein (COG:S;~EggNog:ENOG410PV1Q;~InterPro:IPR007219;~PFAM:PF04082;~go_function: GO:0003677 - DNA binding [Evidence IEA];~go_function: GO:0008270 - zinc ion binding [Evidence IEA];~go_process: GO:0006351 - transcription, DNA-templated [Evidence IEA]) produces the protein MIETPSIFRLQALFLIIQYHAEVGRFERAFMMASIASRHVTALQLKHESPHLSFVTQEIRRRAAWTMALLDGYFSVGLPGYSTINYEEIYQQYPCREEEFGSTDPDTIRGPSTARVEDKAHYSMLELILRISRVRRDIMRFTRQLALLEQPLKEFQGIVQGFQMNLTQLQEKIASVVGSSATGTIIQPNFRWVVRSLEIQLAWRQAHCDLFRLFLLGHPNAAPDVVLRPLGSSTYASQAQEICQEHSDWIVESIKIVRKMNLQVLFSFDIARCAYQAARLNLFLAHMPNVRPQLTSESAVSNAAECLAFIKERFVSSAHAQRMISDLSLLIGAYETRDGHFGAAMALDSLRFSGDALEKHKQLSAHSLIHQANFVDDSYLYEL, from the coding sequence ATGATCGAGACGCCTTCAATATTCAGATTGCAGGCACTCTTCTTGATTATCCAGTATCATGCCGAAGTTGGCCGGTTCGAAAGGGCCTTCATGATGGCTTCCATTGCGAGCCGCCATGTGACTGCTCTCCAGCTGAAGCATGAAAGCCCACACCTCAGCTTTGTCACTCAGGAGATTCGGCGGAGAGCTGCTTGGACGATGGCACTACTAGATGGTTACTTTTCTGTAGGGCTTCCCGGCTACAGCACGATAAATTATGAAGAGATATACCAGCAATATCCGTGTCGTGAAGAGGAATTTGGCTCAACGGATCCCGACACAATACGGGGCCCTTCCACCGCTCGGGTTGAAGACAAAGCTCACTACAGCATGCTGGAGCTGATACTGCGTATTTCCAGGGTGCGCAGAGACATCATGCGCTTCACCAGGCAGTTGGCCCTGCTGGAACAGCCTCTCAAAGAGTTTCAGGGTATTGTGCAAGGATTCCAAATGAACCTCACTCAGCTTCAGGAGAAAATAGCGTCCGTTGTGGGTTCTTCGGCCACTGGAACCATAATTCAGCCAAACTTCCGGTGGGTTGTGAGATCTTTAGAGATCCAACTCGCTTGGCGTCAGGCACACTGTGACCTGTTtcgtctcttccttctcggaCATCCCAATGCGGCCCCTGATGTGGTATTACGTCCCTTGGGATCAAGCACCTATGCTAGCCAAGCCCAGGAAATATGTCAGGAACACAGTGACTGGATAGTAGAATCCATTAAGATAGTTCGAAAGATGAATCTCCAagtcctcttctctttcgatATTGCGAGGTGCGCTTATCAAGCTGCACGCCTCAATCTCTTTCTCGCTCATATGCCGAACGTGCGGCCGCAGCTAACATCAGAATCCGCCGTTTCTAATGCTGCAGAATGCCTAGCTTTTATCAAGGAAAGATTTGTGTCGTCTGCTCATGCTCAGCGGATGATCTCAGACCTCAGTCTATTGATTGGAGCCTACGAGACGCGTGATGGGCATTTTGGAGCAGCGATGGCGCTTGATTCGTTACGGTTTTCCGGGGATGCCCTTGAGAAGCACAAACAATTATCGGCACACAGTCTTATCCATCAGGCTAATTTCGTGGATGATAGCTATCTCTATGAACTGTGA